From one Catharus ustulatus isolate bCatUst1 chromosome 1, bCatUst1.pri.v2, whole genome shotgun sequence genomic stretch:
- the SKIDA1 gene encoding LOW QUALITY PROTEIN: SKI/DACH domain-containing protein 1 (The sequence of the model RefSeq protein was modified relative to this genomic sequence to represent the inferred CDS: inserted 4 bases in 3 codons; deleted 3 bases in 3 codons) has product MGDLKSGFEEVDGVRLGYLIIKGKQMFALSQVFTDLLKNIPRTTVHKRMDHLKVKKHHCDLEELRKLKAINSIAFHAAKCTLISREDVEALYTSCKTERVLKTKRRKLSRALSATDLRPELAPADPFSGFWKENXNSWLGLSDSPRPLLHVRRKALRPGDTALLPAAHLPHIFSKYTGHSYPEIARAPCKSPVNYETAPAVGRLRAPALPPPARRRGEAPAPDRRSPAPARPLPPPPPRGGRRRRHAGPPGGARRPLALPRPCRPRGAPRLPLPLPRGFGPPAFPESGSSDSESSCCSGRAAHDSDCGSSLSSSSEGSSEEEDEEEEDEEGSGASDSSEGSSEEEEEEEEEEEEEEEEEEDSTSDSDSSSVSSQVSVQSIRFRRTSFCSPPGVVHANFLYHLAAAAASRPPAPAEPGGLPALRGAPGGVKPELPEEWGCPGWAPAAPALRCSGGXGSCFAEIRDDRVSELTFPHSEFSNNAKSTDLTINCVAKGASSPSPKTNNAFPQQRILREARKCLQATTTHRVDNNTIAARFLNNDSSSAAANSEKDSKIPHCIEFATDLPSLQTDPAEDAASPGAAAAELQCTDTGNKALPFLHSIKIKIEDSSANDEYEPDLTTHKLKCECNDTKDEFYGVTESNNQDALLTAKEDSACTEKETTSLNPLTQSQVLSCTLGTPKPEDGEYKFGARVRKNYRTLVLGKRPVLQTPPVKPNLKSARSPRPTGKIETHEGTLDDFTVNNRRKRVASNVASAVKRPFNFMANFPCPPSLIIGNDGDCXPAYSLNTTKDSQPPHKAHPVWKWQLGGSAIPLPPSHKFRKFN; this is encoded by the exons ATGGGAGACCTGAAGTCGGGTTTTGAAGAGGTGGATGGCGTGAGGCTCGGCTACCTCATCattaaaggaaagcaaatgtttGCACTCTCCCAGGTTTTTACAGACCTGCTCAAAAACATCCCGCGAACTACCGTGCACAAGCGAATGGatcatttaaaagta aaaaaacatCATTGCGACTTGGAGGAGTTGAGGAAACTCAAAGCCATCAACTCCATCGCTTTTCACGCTGCCAAATGCACCCTGATCTCCAGAGAGGACGTGGAAGCCCTATACACATCCTGCAAAACCGAACGGGTTCTTAAAACGAAACGGAGGAAACTAAGCCGGGCGCTGTCTGCCACGGATCTCCGGCCGGAGCTCGCTCCCGCCGACCCCTTCTCCGGCTTCTGGAAGGAGAA AAACTCTTGGCTGGGTCTGAGCGACTCTCCTCGGCCGCTGCTTCACGTCCGGAGGAAAGCTCTGCGCCCGGGGGACACAGCCTTGCTACCGGCCGCTCATCTACCTCACATTTTTAGTAAATACACTGGCCACAGCTACCCAGAAATCGCTCGGGCGCCTTGCAAATCCCCCGTAAACTATGAAACGGCGCCGGCGGTGGGGCGGCTGCGTGCCCCTGCGCTCCCGCCGCCCGCTCGCCGCCGCGGCGAGGCCCCGGCTCCCGACCGCCGGTCCCCCGCCCCtgcccgcccgctgccgccgccgccgccacggggcggccgccgccgccgtcaCGCTGGCCCCCCCGGCGGCGCCCGCCggcccctggccctgccccggccctgccggccccgcggcgCCCCGCGGCTGCCGCTGCCTCTGCCCCGCGGCTTCGGGCCGCCCGCCTTCCCCGAGAGCGGCAGCAGCGACTCGGAGTCCAGTTGCTGCTCGGGCCGCGCCGCCCACGACTCGGACTGCggctccagcctctccagctCCAGCGAGGGCAGCTcggaggaggaggacgaggaggaggaggacgaggagggCAGCGGGGCCTCGGACTCCAGCGAGGGCAGctcggaggaggaggaggaggaggaggaggaagaggaggaggaagaggaggaggaggaggacagcaCCTCGGACTCCGACTCCAGCTCGGTCTCCAGCCAGGTTTCGGTGCAGAGCATCCGCTTCAGGCGCACCAGCTTTTGCAGCCCGCCCGGCGTGGTCCACGCCAACTTCTTGTACCATctggcggccgccgccgcctcccgacccccggccccggcggAGCCCGGCGGGCTGCCCGCCCTCCGCGGCGCTCCCGGCGGAGTCAAGCCGGAGCTGCCGGAGGAGTGGGGCTGCCCCGGCTGGGCTCCCGCCGCCCCGGCGCTGCGCTGCTCCGGAG CTGGGAGCTGCTTCGCGGAGATAAGAGACGATAGGGTATCCGAA CTCACATTCCCACACTCTGAATTTTCCAATAATGCCAAGAGTACTGACCTAACAATTAACTGTGTTGCAAAGGGGGCCTCTTCACCTAGCCCAAAGACAAACAATGCATTTCCACAACAAAGAATACTCAGAGAGGCAAGGAAATGCCTTCAAGCAACTACTACACACCGTGTAGATAACAATACAATAGCTGCTAGGTTCTTAAATAATGATTCTTCATCAGCGGCAGCAAATTCAGAGAAAGATTCCAAAATCCCTCATTGTATTGAATTTGCCACGGATTTGCCCTCTTTACAAACTGATCCTGCGGAGGATGCTGCTtctccaggggcagcagcagctgagctccagTGCACTGATACAGGCAATAAGGCATTGCCATTCCTGCACAGcattaaaatcaaaatagagGACAGCAGTGCGAACGACGAGTATGAGCCTGATCTTACAACACATAAGCTAAAGTGTGAGTGCAATGATACTAAGGATGAATTTTACGGTGTGACTGAGAGTAATAACCAGGACGCTTTATTAACAGCCAAGGAAGATTCTGCATGCACTGAGAAAGAAACCACTTCCTTAAACCCACTGACTCAGAGTCAGGTCCTCTCATGCACTTTAGGTACTCCAAAACCTGAGGATGGGGAGTATAAATTTGGAGCA AGGGTGAGAAAAAATTACAGGACACTGGTTTTGGGAAAGCGACCTGTACTGCAGACTCCTCCAGTCAAACCAAATTTGAAATCAGCTCGAAGCCCACGTCCTACAGGTAAAATCGAGACACATGAAGGAACACTGGATGATTTTACAGTTAACAATAGACGCAAAAGGGTAGCCAGCAATGTAGCATCAGCAGTGAAAAGGCCATTTAATTTCATGGCAAATTTTCCCTGTCCACCATCACTAATTATTGGCAATGATGGGGATT TGCCAGCTTATTCCTTAAACACCACTAAGGATTCCCAACCACCTCACAAGGCCCATCCTGTATGGAAATGGCAGCTGGGCGGTTCTGCAATACCTCTTCCACCTAGCCACAAATTCAggaaatttaattaa